One stretch of Francisella sp. LA112445 DNA includes these proteins:
- the hypA gene encoding hydrogenase maturation nickel metallochaperone HypA: protein MHEFSLCQSVISIAEKAPKDSSKQIAKVIVKIGTLAGVDIESFEFWFPVAAKDSVLEQAKLEIIHEQAIAKCKACEHEFELTKLYEQCPNCGSFEKDILKGKDMLVESIVFN, encoded by the coding sequence ATGCATGAATTCTCACTCTGCCAAAGTGTTATCAGTATTGCTGAGAAAGCACCTAAAGATAGCTCAAAGCAGATAGCTAAAGTCATAGTTAAAATAGGCACCCTGGCCGGTGTTGATATTGAGTCTTTTGAGTTCTGGTTTCCTGTAGCAGCAAAAGATAGTGTATTAGAACAAGCAAAACTAGAAATAATACATGAACAAGCTATAGCAAAGTGCAAAGCTTGTGAACATGAATTTGAACTAACTAAGCTATATGAGCAATGCCCAAATTGTGGTAGTTTTGAGAAAGATATTCTCAAAGGTAAAGATATGCTCGTAGAGTCTATAGTTTTTAATTAA
- the bcp gene encoding thioredoxin-dependent thiol peroxidase, which translates to MKTLEQGQIAPNFKLENQNNEEVSLSDFKGKKNVLVYFYPKAMTPGCTTQSIGLSSISDKLAELDTVVLGISPDAPKRLKKFEERDSLTVQLLSDEDHKVAEQFGVWGEKKFMGKVYDGIHRISFFIDKDGKINHVFNKFKTKDHHEIVLEYIENYKNS; encoded by the coding sequence ATGAAAACATTAGAACAAGGACAAATTGCTCCAAATTTTAAATTAGAAAATCAAAATAATGAAGAAGTATCTTTAAGTGATTTTAAAGGTAAAAAGAATGTCTTAGTTTACTTCTACCCAAAAGCAATGACGCCAGGCTGTACTACTCAATCTATCGGTCTAAGTAGCATTAGTGACAAACTAGCTGAGCTTGATACTGTAGTTCTTGGTATCAGTCCAGATGCACCAAAACGCCTTAAGAAATTTGAGGAAAGAGATAGCCTAACAGTACAACTACTAAGTGATGAAGATCATAAAGTTGCTGAGCAATTTGGTGTTTGGGGTGAGAAAAAATTTATGGGCAAAGTATATGATGGTATCCATAGAATTAGCTTCTTTATCGACAAAGATGGCAAGATCAATCACGTATTTAATAAGTTTAAAACGAAAGATCATCATGAGATTGTCTTAGAGTATATTGAGAATTATAAGAATTCATAA
- the hypB gene encoding hydrogenase nickel incorporation protein HypB — MCTTCGCGTDSNHHHHHHGHEGDAVKLEKAILDANDQYAEQNRKALAKDNNIALNFVSSPGSGKTSLLERTIKELGDSYPIAVVEGDQHTDLDADRIRKAGAKAYQINTGKACHLDAHMVGHAFEHLGDIKDGFVMIENVGNLICPAMFDLGEKHRVAVISTTEGADKPLKYPDIFYYSDVVVINKIDLSPYVDFDIQECIANIKKIRSDVKIFELSVKTGAGFDSWLDWLRGLKQ; from the coding sequence ATGTGTACAACTTGCGGATGTGGAACAGATAGTAATCATCACCACCATCATCATGGTCACGAAGGCGATGCTGTAAAGCTAGAAAAAGCGATATTAGATGCAAATGATCAATATGCTGAGCAAAATAGAAAAGCTCTAGCTAAAGATAATAATATTGCCCTAAACTTTGTCTCAAGCCCTGGTTCTGGTAAGACATCTCTACTTGAGAGAACTATCAAAGAGCTTGGTGATAGCTACCCTATCGCTGTTGTTGAAGGTGATCAGCATACAGATCTTGATGCTGATAGAATTCGTAAAGCTGGTGCAAAAGCTTATCAGATAAACACTGGTAAAGCTTGCCATCTAGATGCTCACATGGTTGGTCATGCTTTTGAACATCTTGGCGATATCAAAGATGGTTTTGTGATGATTGAGAATGTTGGTAACTTGATATGTCCAGCAATGTTTGATCTCGGTGAGAAGCATCGTGTCGCAGTTATCTCAACTACTGAGGGCGCTGATAAGCCACTTAAATACCCTGATATATTTTATTACTCTGATGTAGTTGTTATCAATAAGATTGATCTATCTCCTTATGTAGATTTTGATATCCAAGAATGTATCGCAAATATCAAAAAGATTCGTTCAGATGTAAAAATATTTGAGCTCTCTGTAAAAACTGGTGCTGGTTTTGATAGCTGGTTGGATTGGTTGAGAGGTTTGAAGCAGTAG
- a CDS encoding lysophospholipid acyltransferase family protein, whose product MKSFLKKIWNALMWIRMTAFQLYSFAVIGGCSILINIFTFFKLPISWRMAVCYVWTYLYWIGMLVFLQVYIRVTGRVNIDKDYPCIYVSKHQSMLETFMFYGLVGKCHFIMKQELFEAPIFGPAMKNLGSIAIDREKPRESLKKVVTDGKQSLADGINVVIFPEGTRVGVGEYPEFQRSAMKLATDANVFIIPVAHNFGKFFPKKWGQVIKPGIARMDFGKRIDPHEFNSKELTSYCHKVITEKTKEFKG is encoded by the coding sequence ATGAAATCTTTTCTTAAAAAGATTTGGAACGCCTTAATGTGGATTAGAATGACGGCCTTTCAACTTTACTCTTTTGCAGTAATCGGTGGCTGTAGCATTCTTATAAATATTTTTACTTTTTTCAAACTTCCTATCTCATGGAGAATGGCTGTATGCTATGTATGGACTTATCTTTATTGGATAGGTATGTTAGTATTTCTACAAGTCTATATCCGTGTCACAGGTAGAGTTAATATAGACAAAGACTACCCTTGTATCTACGTTTCAAAGCACCAATCAATGTTAGAAACTTTTATGTTTTATGGTTTGGTTGGTAAATGTCACTTTATTATGAAACAAGAGCTATTTGAGGCGCCAATATTTGGCCCTGCAATGAAAAACTTAGGTAGTATTGCAATTGATAGAGAGAAACCAAGAGAGTCGCTAAAAAAAGTTGTTACAGATGGAAAACAAAGCCTAGCTGATGGCATAAATGTTGTAATATTCCCCGAAGGAACTAGAGTCGGCGTCGGCGAATACCCAGAATTTCAGCGTTCTGCAATGAAGCTAGCAACAGATGCAAATGTTTTTATCATACCTGTGGCACATAATTTTGGAAAATTTTTCCCTAAAAAATGGGGACAAGTTATTAAACCAGGTATTGCTAGAATGGACTTTGGTAAAAGGATTGATCCACATGAGTTTAACTCTAAGGAACTTACAAGCTACTGCCACAAAGTAATAACTGAAAAAACAAAAGAGTTTAAAGGTTAA
- a CDS encoding MFS transporter, with amino-acid sequence MLQQNQRKALFLSSLGGILEFYDFIIYALLASFISKLFFPTESAITSLLIAFSAYAVGYLARPLGGVIFGHFGDKYGRKKTFTISILIMALSTFIIGILPTYSHIGFIAPILLVLCRVAQGISVGGEIPGAVTYVGEIVPEKKGLVTGVIFCFLIAGVALGFIVESIMLEIFDKQQMLSYGWRIPFILGGLFGIIAYYLRRQLIDIKEFSPFIKEEYSLPITKMLLTHSWNFIYACIIVSFGALVFVTLFLLLPSYFSTVLKLHLKDFTWINSLGVIIISIFCVVIGFFADKINRSFILLVSIIATCAFSFFIYKTYVYNQDYYFLAIFISAILVALCWGNIPAILIDLFKQDVRYTGIGFSYNIGFAIFGGLTPMIVFGAIKASGSELAPAYILTAGAIITLIAMIINILIQRKTSQK; translated from the coding sequence ATGTTACAACAAAATCAACGCAAAGCGCTTTTTTTATCAAGCTTAGGGGGAATCCTTGAGTTTTATGATTTCATTATTTATGCCCTGCTTGCAAGCTTTATTTCAAAGCTATTTTTCCCAACAGAATCAGCTATAACATCTTTACTGATAGCCTTTAGTGCTTATGCTGTAGGATATCTAGCAAGACCTTTAGGAGGAGTTATCTTTGGGCATTTTGGTGATAAATATGGTAGAAAGAAGACTTTTACAATCTCTATACTTATCATGGCTCTATCAACTTTTATCATAGGTATTTTACCAACATATAGCCATATCGGCTTTATTGCTCCTATTTTACTTGTGCTTTGCCGAGTTGCTCAAGGAATATCTGTAGGAGGTGAGATCCCTGGAGCTGTTACATATGTAGGGGAAATTGTTCCAGAAAAAAAAGGCCTTGTTACAGGGGTGATTTTTTGCTTTCTAATAGCTGGTGTAGCTCTTGGTTTTATTGTTGAAAGTATAATGCTAGAGATCTTTGATAAGCAACAAATGTTATCTTATGGTTGGCGTATACCTTTTATTTTAGGGGGATTATTTGGAATAATTGCCTACTATCTTAGACGTCAGCTAATAGATATCAAAGAGTTTAGCCCTTTTATCAAAGAAGAATACTCTCTACCTATCACAAAGATGCTTCTAACACATAGTTGGAACTTTATTTATGCGTGTATAATAGTTTCATTTGGTGCTCTTGTTTTTGTGACACTATTTTTACTATTACCTTCTTATTTCTCAACAGTATTAAAGCTACACTTAAAAGATTTCACATGGATAAACAGTCTTGGGGTTATAATTATCTCAATATTCTGTGTGGTTATTGGCTTTTTTGCTGACAAGATAAATCGCTCATTTATCTTACTTGTTAGTATTATAGCCACATGTGCTTTTAGCTTTTTTATCTATAAAACATATGTATACAACCAAGATTACTACTTCCTTGCAATTTTCATAAGCGCTATTTTAGTAGCTCTTTGTTGGGGTAATATTCCTGCTATACTTATTGATCTATTCAAACAAGATGTCCGTTATACAGGGATTGGTTTCTCGTATAATATTGGATTTGCAATATTTGGCGGTTTAACTCCGATGATAGTCTTTGGGGCAATTAAAGCCTCTGGTAGCGAATTAGCTCCTGCTTATATACTTACTGCTGGAGCTATCATTACATTAATAGCAATGATTATAAATATCTTAATCCAAAGAAAGACTTCTCAAAAATAA
- a CDS encoding cytochrome b/b6 domain-containing protein, which translates to MKYNIFIRLLHKILASLIIIQLILGFAFAFAILDFVWIMVLHKSFGLLTFFIIIMLVVARILSKKLQYDPPLPRIQYMIAKIVHLGLYISALGMALSGLLGSMLMGYQWKIFFIIPFPEIFEADYSLGAKIFSYHYLFATILLILVVLHIVAALYHWLILKDNISTRMK; encoded by the coding sequence ATGAAATATAATATTTTTATAAGATTACTTCACAAAATATTAGCAAGTTTAATAATTATCCAGCTAATATTAGGTTTTGCTTTCGCCTTTGCTATATTAGACTTTGTATGGATTATGGTTTTACATAAATCATTTGGTCTACTAACATTTTTCATCATCATAATGCTAGTGGTCGCTCGGATACTAAGTAAAAAACTTCAATACGACCCTCCTCTACCTCGTATTCAGTATATGATAGCCAAAATCGTTCATTTAGGGCTCTACATATCAGCTCTTGGTATGGCCTTATCTGGACTTCTTGGTTCGATGCTAATGGGTTATCAATGGAAAATATTTTTTATCATTCCTTTTCCAGAGATATTTGAAGCTGATTATTCTTTAGGTGCAAAAATATTCAGTTATCATTATCTATTTGCTACTATTTTACTCATATTAGTTGTGCTACATATAGTCGCAGCTTTATACCATTGGTTAATATTAAAAGATAATATTTCAACCAGAATGAAGTAA
- a CDS encoding Rieske 2Fe-2S domain-containing protein, whose amino-acid sequence MKNLPKFWYAIAHIKEIKNKPIKLQRFGKNLVAWKSLDNIIVMENRCPHRGAELSSGKICNNTIVCPFHGFEFDTNGNCTYTPETKGAIPKLKAKIYPTKVIADMLWINIFDEEIDNSYAFEFIQKTHDHFKAQYSLLTDTWQNNIRHCIENQLDYTHLATVHKKSIGRGYQIPDNVTLNITPEYIEAIKNDRLMLKYLLPNFWLLNNSDKLKICVYFVPINENETKLYLVNYRSFMTNKFIKPLADRLFSLTNKIILNEDKRIVKTQKFDENYNTNDFLLRHDQIIKEFRKIWKN is encoded by the coding sequence ATGAAAAACCTTCCAAAATTTTGGTACGCCATAGCTCATATAAAAGAGATTAAAAATAAGCCTATCAAGCTACAAAGGTTTGGTAAAAATCTCGTTGCTTGGAAATCTTTAGATAATATTATCGTCATGGAAAATCGCTGTCCTCATAGAGGAGCCGAGCTTAGCTCAGGCAAGATCTGTAATAATACTATAGTTTGTCCTTTTCATGGCTTTGAATTTGATACTAATGGTAACTGTACATACACCCCTGAAACAAAAGGTGCAATACCAAAACTAAAAGCAAAAATCTATCCAACAAAAGTAATTGCTGATATGCTTTGGATTAATATTTTTGATGAAGAGATTGATAATAGCTATGCTTTTGAGTTTATCCAAAAAACTCACGATCATTTTAAAGCCCAATACTCACTTCTTACAGATACTTGGCAAAATAATATCCGCCATTGTATAGAAAATCAGCTTGACTATACGCACCTTGCAACAGTACATAAAAAATCAATTGGCAGAGGATATCAGATCCCTGATAATGTAACTTTAAATATTACACCTGAGTATATTGAAGCAATTAAAAATGATCGCTTGATGTTAAAATATCTCCTACCAAACTTTTGGCTTCTAAATAATTCTGATAAGCTAAAAATCTGTGTCTACTTTGTACCAATAAATGAAAACGAAACAAAACTATATCTAGTAAACTATCGTAGTTTTATGACAAATAAGTTTATAAAACCTCTTGCTGATAGATTATTTAGTCTTACAAATAAGATAATCCTCAATGAAGATAAAAGGATTGTCAAAACACAAAAGTTTGATGAAAATTACAATACTAATGACTTTCTTTTACGTCATGATCAGATCATAAAAGAGTTCAGAAAAATCTGGAAAAATTAA
- the nhaA gene encoding Na+/H+ antiporter NhaA yields the protein MGVNSNNQELVGGVILFSAAILAILVNNSPLSLYYGMLDTVNVKLGIENLVIDKNLTHWINDGLMAIYFLYIGLEIKREVITGVLSRPSSIITPAIAAFAGLILPSLIYLLINFNNHKLLDGWAIPSATDIAFTLGILALLGSRVSPKLKLLVITIAIFDDIAAIVIIAFFYSKSLSLVSLVLGSVFLLMMIFCSLVLKVNRSSIYIVLGFLAWFCTIKSGVHATLAGFVTALCIPYRDGDPESPAKFMEESLHSWVIYFILPIFAFANAGINFSGISFSIIFKPLTLGIILGLFVGKQIGIFSILALFKKLKIFKLGESFSNVQLYGVSILCGIGFTMSLFIGTLAFNDSHLLNSIKIGVIIGSILSGLTGYIVLRFFATNSK from the coding sequence ATGGGTGTCAATTCTAACAATCAAGAACTAGTTGGTGGAGTAATTTTATTTTCAGCTGCTATTCTTGCTATTTTGGTTAATAACTCGCCGCTATCTTTATATTATGGAATGTTAGATACTGTTAATGTTAAGCTAGGAATTGAAAACTTAGTAATAGATAAAAACCTCACACACTGGATAAATGATGGCTTAATGGCTATATACTTTCTGTATATTGGCTTAGAAATTAAAAGAGAGGTAATTACTGGAGTATTATCTCGACCATCTAGCATAATAACACCCGCTATAGCAGCTTTTGCAGGGTTGATATTACCAAGTTTAATCTATTTGTTGATAAATTTTAATAATCACAAACTTCTCGATGGTTGGGCAATTCCATCAGCTACAGATATAGCTTTTACGCTTGGGATACTAGCATTACTTGGATCAAGAGTATCGCCAAAGTTAAAACTACTAGTTATTACGATAGCGATTTTTGATGATATTGCTGCAATAGTTATAATTGCTTTTTTCTATTCAAAATCTTTATCTTTGGTTTCTTTAGTATTAGGATCGGTATTTCTCCTAATGATGATTTTTTGTAGCCTTGTTTTAAAAGTTAATAGATCTTCAATATACATTGTTTTGGGCTTCTTAGCATGGTTTTGTACAATTAAATCAGGAGTTCATGCAACCTTAGCGGGCTTTGTTACTGCTCTATGTATTCCTTATCGAGATGGTGATCCAGAATCGCCTGCTAAGTTTATGGAGGAGTCTCTTCATTCGTGGGTTATTTATTTTATACTGCCTATTTTTGCCTTTGCTAATGCCGGTATAAACTTCTCTGGGATTAGCTTTTCAATCATTTTTAAACCGCTAACTTTAGGAATAATATTAGGTTTGTTTGTAGGTAAGCAAATTGGTATTTTTTCTATATTAGCTCTTTTTAAGAAGTTAAAGATTTTTAAGTTAGGAGAGTCTTTCTCAAACGTACAGCTATATGGTGTTAGTATACTCTGTGGAATAGGTTTTACAATGAGCTTATTTATAGGAACTTTAGCTTTTAATGATAGCCACCTATTAAATTCAATAAAAATAGGCGTGATTATTGGATCGATATTATCAGGACTTACAGGGTATATAGTGTTAAGGTTTTTTGCTACAAATTCTAAGTAA
- a CDS encoding endonuclease/exonuclease/phosphatase family protein gives MFNRETQSNYSRRFCLMSWNTYKIDYKDSQTFNSYINQVYAEHDIDIFCLQEAVHHHETRFPIDKFDINFASNIVLRYHNYGVATVSHYPVIKNVRILTTHRESVINTHKASLITHFNIDDTKVIIVNIHAINFKSNKVYEYEFEKIKEVINPTKYKYPIIIAGDFNSWNRKRVKFIKDFCREFNFKVAFLEEAELIKSFQNNHLDFVLYRGLKLEKACALDCQKISDHNPIITSFLLE, from the coding sequence ATGTTTAATCGAGAAACACAGAGCAATTACTCTAGAAGATTTTGCTTAATGAGTTGGAATACATATAAGATAGATTATAAAGACTCTCAAACATTTAACTCATATATCAATCAAGTTTATGCTGAGCATGATATAGATATTTTTTGTTTACAAGAAGCAGTCCATCATCATGAAACAAGATTCCCTATCGATAAGTTTGATATCAACTTCGCTTCGAATATTGTTCTGCGTTACCATAATTATGGTGTGGCAACAGTTAGTCACTACCCTGTGATAAAAAATGTCAGAATACTTACCACGCATAGAGAGTCTGTTATAAATACCCATAAAGCATCGTTAATTACGCACTTTAATATTGATGATACTAAGGTTATTATAGTAAATATTCATGCAATAAATTTTAAAAGTAATAAAGTCTATGAGTATGAGTTTGAGAAGATAAAAGAAGTAATAAATCCAACAAAATATAAGTATCCGATAATTATTGCAGGAGATTTTAATTCTTGGAATAGAAAAAGAGTTAAGTTTATAAAAGATTTTTGCCGAGAGTTTAACTTTAAGGTAGCTTTTCTTGAAGAAGCTGAGTTAATTAAATCTTTTCAGAATAATCATTTAGATTTTGTTTTATATCGAGGTTTAAAGCTAGAAAAAGCATGTGCCTTAGACTGTCAAAAAATATCTGATCATAACCCGATTATTACAAGTTTTTTGCTTGAATGA
- a CDS encoding MFS transporter: MIQQLTFKEKVKTVSIINLGAVLEWFEFCLYGYLTTYLSLLFFPKEDQVVAMITVFGIFAASYIMRPLGGFVLGSIGDRFGRRYAIRLSMILMCIPMLLMTVMPTYQSAGIWAILILLFARMLQGFSVGGEYTGILVALAESASEKYRGLTTALAGLASQIGVILSATTVGILSSLLTKEQMLAYGWRVAFFIGLILAISSTIIQKKAKESPFFKEMKANNKLSKSPLKDAIKGPKMPLVWTFVLTGYVGIAYYMMATFLPNILISDRGFDVNKIMFITVAVSCFYAALSPLFGWLSDIYGRKPLLYIPILLLAVFGYPMFIFFNKGGLESILIAEVILAIIISAMTASFQITVAELFPTNHRYSGMSAAYNTGNALFAGTTPMICVWLSGVFNSSYAPSFYLIISSIITLLLIYKMPETRHSQEFKFI; this comes from the coding sequence ATGATACAGCAACTAACTTTTAAAGAGAAAGTAAAAACAGTTTCTATAATAAATTTAGGAGCAGTTTTAGAGTGGTTTGAGTTTTGTCTATATGGCTATTTAACAACTTATTTAAGTCTACTTTTCTTTCCCAAAGAAGATCAAGTTGTCGCAATGATAACAGTCTTTGGGATCTTTGCCGCTAGTTATATTATGCGACCATTAGGTGGTTTTGTACTTGGTTCTATCGGGGATAGATTTGGTAGACGCTATGCTATTAGACTAAGTATGATTTTGATGTGTATTCCAATGTTATTGATGACTGTTATGCCGACATATCAATCAGCTGGGATATGGGCTATTTTGATTTTACTATTTGCTAGGATGTTACAGGGTTTTTCAGTAGGTGGTGAATATACAGGTATTCTTGTAGCTCTAGCAGAGAGCGCTTCTGAGAAATATCGTGGTCTGACAACAGCATTAGCTGGCTTAGCATCGCAAATAGGTGTGATACTTAGTGCGACTACTGTAGGAATTTTATCAAGCTTATTAACAAAAGAGCAGATGCTAGCTTATGGTTGGCGAGTAGCTTTCTTTATAGGTTTAATCTTGGCTATTTCTTCAACAATTATTCAAAAGAAAGCCAAAGAATCACCATTTTTTAAAGAGATGAAAGCGAATAATAAGCTAAGCAAAAGCCCTCTTAAAGATGCTATAAAAGGCCCTAAAATGCCATTAGTTTGGACTTTTGTTTTAACAGGTTATGTTGGTATAGCATATTATATGATGGCGACATTCCTACCTAATATTCTTATCTCAGATAGAGGTTTTGATGTAAATAAGATCATGTTTATAACTGTTGCAGTATCATGTTTCTATGCGGCACTATCGCCACTATTTGGTTGGTTATCGGATATCTATGGTAGAAAACCGCTACTTTATATACCAATACTCTTGTTAGCGGTATTTGGCTATCCAATGTTTATCTTCTTTAATAAAGGCGGCTTAGAGAGTATATTGATTGCTGAGGTTATATTAGCGATTATAATATCAGCAATGACAGCATCATTCCAAATAACAGTTGCTGAGCTTTTCCCAACTAATCATAGATATAGCGGTATGTCAGCAGCCTATAATACGGGTAATGCACTATTTGCAGGGACAACGCCGATGATATGCGTTTGGCTTTCAGGAGTATTTAACTCAAGTTATGCGCCAAGTTTTTATCTAATAATATCTTCTATTATCACACTTCTACTTATCTATAAAATGCCTGAAACAAGACATTCTCAAGAGTTTAAATTTATATAA
- a CDS encoding lysophospholipid acyltransferase family protein, with protein MKKFIHLLLVARMHIFKIYANVVLAFCCTLMNIVGVLGASLRVRLFVCWLWSCLYRLGVFILLQIYVKIEGKENIPDYPCIYVSKHQSMLETFVFYGLIPKSCFVMKQELLDKPVFGKANHFAEAIGIDRSKGLSAIKKVLEDGKDRVKNKGLSIIIFPEGTRVPVGEYPKFHRSAMKLATVTDIPIIPVAHNFGVFFGRKKGDFIKPGIARMSFEKAIDPKQYSVAELTDLCYDIINDKTKSFGG; from the coding sequence ATGAAGAAATTTATTCATCTACTATTAGTAGCAAGAATGCATATATTTAAAATATATGCCAATGTTGTACTAGCTTTCTGCTGTACTTTAATGAATATAGTTGGTGTATTAGGGGCTTCTCTAAGGGTCCGACTTTTTGTATGTTGGCTATGGTCTTGTTTATATAGGTTAGGTGTCTTTATCCTTTTACAAATCTATGTAAAAATAGAAGGTAAGGAGAATATCCCAGACTACCCATGTATTTATGTTTCAAAACATCAGTCAATGTTAGAAACTTTTGTTTTTTATGGTTTAATTCCTAAAAGCTGTTTTGTAATGAAACAAGAGCTTCTAGATAAACCAGTTTTTGGTAAAGCTAACCACTTTGCTGAAGCAATAGGTATAGATAGATCTAAAGGTCTTTCAGCTATCAAAAAAGTATTAGAAGATGGCAAAGATAGAGTTAAGAATAAAGGGCTTAGCATTATAATATTTCCAGAAGGTACAAGAGTACCTGTTGGCGAGTATCCTAAGTTCCACCGCTCAGCGATGAAGCTAGCTACAGTCACAGATATACCTATAATCCCTGTAGCTCATAACTTTGGTGTTTTCTTTGGGCGTAAGAAAGGTGACTTTATAAAGCCAGGTATCGCAAGAATGTCTTTTGAAAAAGCTATAGATCCAAAACAGTACTCTGTGGCTGAACTAACTGACCTGTGCTATGACATTATAAATGATAAAACAAAGTCATTTGGTGGCTAA